One region of Esox lucius isolate fEsoLuc1 chromosome 17, fEsoLuc1.pri, whole genome shotgun sequence genomic DNA includes:
- the LOC105024778 gene encoding histone deacetylase 7 isoform X5, whose product MGVDVLPPGPTTSALRQEQPMDLRTQRLVRPGPDSALLPRNPLFLGAFSAQQCAPYSQQHLPADIQYQYDMERIRREKEQEKRQELQQLMHKDKSEQSAVASPLVKQKLRSQILKRKEQAALERSAPILPHDTPRGYRELVPDPDMGLKPHIVTSDLHCPPCEQEKDRSLRRTASEPILKVRNKLKKHLNCRQNPLQRKTSAPPTVKHRPPDTLDSSPSSSSTPVSGCSSPNDSLLSDSPLGTGLAHEVRPAAPLPPPCGNAAEVFHQAGVALPTPMWHVALYYGNKTQMAKFDTPSRSLAHFTVPCSTGRPTISAGLPNQGDAEPGSHQRVARVMPQVYLPMETRSPGHQRLQPLIILEPSGLLHTQLVSVRGLSPGPIQYPSSRLEGLGPLGPHRPLVRARSEPPLPSQHHQHQLLQQYQNALLLERLKQNTLLGKLMSKSDEKPVHTQTSSVDMASVESGLGEGDGYCRRKPSGVSSAESLWETESTSSPESQAEHARKYTPPMNQPHCWDKPRHIQVLSERRRQAPHLDSLGVPVVLFPAHRPLGRAQSSPAATSLPPHPQPPVDTPVSQAGPGLESPARLRFTTGLVYDSQMLKHQCTCGDNSRHAEHAGRIQSIWSRLQERGLRNQCECIRSRKASLEELQSVHSENHVLLYGTNPLNRFKLDHRKLAGILSQTVFFRLPCGGLGVDDDTVWNETHTSTASRLAAGSVTELALKVAQGELKNGFAVVRPPGHHAAHNNPSGFCFFNSVAIAAKQLQRKLCISKILIVDWDVHHGDGTQSVFYHDPSVLYISLHRYDNGNFFPGSGDPSEVGEAAGEGFNVNVAWTGGLDPPMGDVEYLAAFRTVVMPIAQEFSPDVVLVSSGFDAVEGHSAPLGGYKVSAKCFGFLTRQLMGLAGGRVVMALEGGHDLTAICDASEACVSALLGTQVEPLSQSVLEGRPCLNAVLSLKKVIQVQGEYWRSLRTVAHRVDQSYMQAQGPSLRRDSDDHQDTVSALASLSMVSLTTNRAHPDEPMEGDSDSM is encoded by the exons TGGATGTGCTACCTCCCGGCCCGACCACGTCAGCCCTCCGTCAGGAGCAGCCCATGGATCTGCGTACCCAGCGGCTGGTACGTCCCGGGCCAGATTCCGCGCTGCTGCCCCGCAACCCGCTCTTCCTGGGGGCCTTCTCGGCTCAGCAGTGCGCCCCGTACTCCCAGCAGCACCTGCCGGCCGACATCCAG TACCAGTATGACATGGAGCGGATTCGGCGGGAGAAAGAACAGGAGAAGAGGCAGGAGCTGCAGCAGCTGATGCACAAGGATAAGAGCGAGCAGA GTGCCGTGGCCAGTCCCCTGGTGAAACAGAAACTCAGGAGCCAAATCCTGAAAAGGAAGGAGCAAGCTGCCCTGGAGAGATCGGCGCCCATCCTCCCCCACGACACGCCCCGGGGTTACAG GGAACTGGTCCCAGATCCTGACATGGGCCTGAAGCCTCACATAGTGACCTCTGACCTACATTGTCCACCGTGTGAACAAGAAAAGGACCGTAGCCTCAGAAGAACAG CCTCTGAGCCAATTCTAAAGGTGAGGAATAAGCTGAAGAAGCACCTCAACTGCCGGCAGAACCCTCTCCAGCGCAAGACCAGCGCACCCCCCACCGTCAAGCACAGGCCGCCGGACACTTTGG ACTCCTCCCCCAGCAGCAGTAGCACCCCCGTGTCCGGCTGCAGCTCGCCCAACGACAGCCTCCTCTCAGACAGCCCTCTCGGCACCGGACTAGCCCACGAGGTGAGACCTGCCGcgcccctccctcctccctgtgGGAATGCTGCTGAAGTGTTCCACCAGGCTGGTGTAGCTTTACCGACACCGATGTGGCACGTCGCCTTATACTATGGCAATAAAACTCAGATGGCGAAGTTTGATACACCTTCG CGGTCGCTGGCCCACTTCACCGTGCCGTGCTCCACTGGCCGGCCCACCATCAGCGCCGGGCTACCCAACCAGGGTGACGCGGAGCCGGGAAGCCACCAGAGGGTAGCCAGGGTCATGCCTCAGGTCTACCTTCCCATGGAGACCCGCAGCCCGGGGCACCAGCGCCTCCAGCCTCTGATCATTCTGGAACCGTCAGGGCTACTGCATACACAGCTGGTGTCCG TGCGAGGCCTGAGCCCAGGCCCCATCCAGTACCCCTCCTCTAGGCTGGAAGGGCTGGGCCCCCTGGGTCCCCACAGGCCTCTGGTTCGTGCCCGCTCCGAGCCGCCCCTGCCTTCTCAACACCACCAGCACCAACTGCTGCAGCAGTACCAAAACGCCCTGCTGCTGGAGAGACTCAAGCAGAACACACTCCTGGGCAAG CTCATGTCCAAGTCAGACGAGAAGCCGGTTCACACACAGACCTCGTCGGTGGACATGGCGTCAGTGGAGAGCGGGTTGGGGGAGGGAGACGGCTACTGCAGGAGAAAGCCGAGTGGGGTCAGCAGCGCTGAGTCCCTCTGGGAGACTGAGTCCACGTCCTCACCAGAAAGCCAAGCGGAACACGCCAGGAAATACACACCTCCCATGaatcag CCCCACTGTTGGGATAAACCCAGGCACATCCAGGTCCTCTCGGAGAGACGCAGACAGGCCCCCCACCTGGACTCCCTGGGCGTGCCCGTGGTCCTGTTTCCGGCCCACCGACCCCTTGGCCGCGCCCAGTCGTCCCCCGCCgccacctccctcccccctcaccCCCAACCCCCCGTGGACACCCCTGTGTCTCAGGCCGGCCCGGGGCTGGAGTCCCCCGCCAGGCTGCGCTTCACCACAG GCCTGGTGTATGACTCTCAGATGCTGAAACACCAGTGCACCTGTGGTGACAACAGTCGACACGCCGAGCATGCTGGGAGAATCCAAAGCATCTGGTCTAGACTGCAGGAGAGAGGCCTCCGGAATCAGTGTGAA TGTATCCGTAGCAGGAAGGCTTCTCTGGAGGAGCTTCAGTCGGTTCACTCTGAGAATCATGTCCTGCTCTACGGCACCAACCCATTGAACCGTTTCAAACTGGACCACCGTAAGCTGGCTG GAATCCTATCTCAAACGGTGTTTTTTAGGCTACCATGTGGTGGACTTGGG GTGGACGATGATACGGTCTGGAATGAGACACACACCTCTACAGCGTCTCGACTGGCAGCAGGAAGCGTGACAGAGCTGGCATTGAAGGTGGCACAGGGCGAGCTGAAG AATGGCTTTGCAGTGGTGAGGCCCCCTGGACACCATGCTGCACACAATAACCCCTC GGGTTTCTGTTTCTTCAACTCTGTTGCCATCGCAGCCAAGCAGCTCCAGCGCAAACTCTGCATCAGCAAGATCCTGATTGTGGACTGG GATGTTCACCATGGCGACGGTACCCAGTCTGTGTTCTACCACGACCCCAGCGTGCTGTACATCTCCCTGCATCGCTATGACAACGGCAACTTCTTCCCTGGTAGCGGAGACCCATCTGAG GTGGGAGAAGCGGCAGGAGAGGGCTTCAACGTAAACGTGGCATGGACCGGTGGCCTGGACCCCCCCATGGGCGACGTGGAATATCTGGCGGCATTCAG GACTGTGGTCATGCCGATTGCCCAAGAGTTCTCCCCTGACGTGGTTCTGGTCTCATCTGGTTTCGATGCCGTCGAGGGACATTCTGCGCCGCTGGGAGGCTACAAAGTGTCGGCCAAGT GTTTTGGCTTTCTGACACGCCAGCTGATGGGACTGGCAGGAGGGCGGGTAGTCATGGCGCTGGAGGGGGGTCATGACCTCACGGCCATCTGTGATGCCTCGGAGGCCTGTGTTAGTGCTCTGCTAGGCACTCAG GTGGAGCCCCTGTCACAGTCGGTCCTGGAGGGGAGACCCTGTCTCAATGCTGTCCTCTCCCTGAAGAAAGTCATCCAGGTCCAGG GTGAGTACTGGAGGTCCTTGAGAACGGTGGCCCACAGGGTGGACCAGTCTTACATGCAGGCCCAAGGACCCAGTCTGAGGAGAGACTCGGATGACCACCAGGACACTGTCTCTGCCCTGGCCTCCCTCTCCATGGTCAGCCTCACTACCAACAG GGCACACCCAGATGAACCTATGGAGGGGGACAGTGACTCCATGTAG
- the LOC105024778 gene encoding histone deacetylase 7 isoform X2, whose protein sequence is MGDGPVESGPEIETDGPEIHFSSVTVDVLPPGPTTSALRQEQPMDLRTQRLVRPGPDSALLPRNPLFLGAFSAQQCAPYSQQHLPADIQYQYDMERIRREKEQEKRQELQQLMHKDKSEQSAVASPLVKQKLRSQILKRKEQAALERSAPILPHDTPRGYRELVPDPDMGLKPHIVTSDLHCPPCEQEKDRSLRRTASEPILKVRNKLKKHLNCRQNPLQRKTSAPPTVKHRPPDTLDSSPSSSSTPVSGCSSPNDSLLSDSPLGTGLAHEVRPAAPLPPPCGNAAEVFHQAGVALPTPMWHVALYYGNKTQMAKFDTPSRSLAHFTVPCSTGRPTISAGLPNQGDAEPGSHQRVARVMPQVYLPMETRSPGHQRLQPLIILEPSGLLHTQLVSVRGLSPGPIQYPSSRLEGLGPLGPHRPLVRARSEPPLPSQHHQHQLLQQYQNALLLERLKQNTLLGKLMSKSDEKPVHTQTSSVDMASVESGLGEGDGYCRRKPSGVSSAESLWETESTSSPESQAEHARKYTPPMNQPHCWDKPRHIQVLSERRRQAPHLDSLGVPVVLFPAHRPLGRAQSSPAATSLPPHPQPPVDTPVSQAGPGLESPARLRFTTGLVYDSQMLKHQCTCGDNSRHAEHAGRIQSIWSRLQERGLRNQCECIRSRKASLEELQSVHSENHVLLYGTNPLNRFKLDHRKLAGILSQTVFFRLPCGGLGVDDDTVWNETHTSTASRLAAGSVTELALKVAQGELKNGFAVVRPPGHHAAHNNPSGFCFFNSVAIAAKQLQRKLCISKILIVDWDVHHGDGTQSVFYHDPSVLYISLHRYDNGNFFPGSGDPSEVGEAAGEGFNVNVAWTGGLDPPMGDVEYLAAFRTVVMPIAQEFSPDVVLVSSGFDAVEGHSAPLGGYKVSAKCFGFLTRQLMGLAGGRVVMALEGGHDLTAICDASEACVSALLGTQVEPLSQSVLEGRPCLNAVLSLKKVIQVQGEYWRSLRTVAHRVDQSYMQAQGPSLRRDSDDHQDTVSALASLSMVSLTTNRAHPDEPMEGDSDSM, encoded by the exons TGGATGTGCTACCTCCCGGCCCGACCACGTCAGCCCTCCGTCAGGAGCAGCCCATGGATCTGCGTACCCAGCGGCTGGTACGTCCCGGGCCAGATTCCGCGCTGCTGCCCCGCAACCCGCTCTTCCTGGGGGCCTTCTCGGCTCAGCAGTGCGCCCCGTACTCCCAGCAGCACCTGCCGGCCGACATCCAG TACCAGTATGACATGGAGCGGATTCGGCGGGAGAAAGAACAGGAGAAGAGGCAGGAGCTGCAGCAGCTGATGCACAAGGATAAGAGCGAGCAGA GTGCCGTGGCCAGTCCCCTGGTGAAACAGAAACTCAGGAGCCAAATCCTGAAAAGGAAGGAGCAAGCTGCCCTGGAGAGATCGGCGCCCATCCTCCCCCACGACACGCCCCGGGGTTACAG GGAACTGGTCCCAGATCCTGACATGGGCCTGAAGCCTCACATAGTGACCTCTGACCTACATTGTCCACCGTGTGAACAAGAAAAGGACCGTAGCCTCAGAAGAACAG CCTCTGAGCCAATTCTAAAGGTGAGGAATAAGCTGAAGAAGCACCTCAACTGCCGGCAGAACCCTCTCCAGCGCAAGACCAGCGCACCCCCCACCGTCAAGCACAGGCCGCCGGACACTTTGG ACTCCTCCCCCAGCAGCAGTAGCACCCCCGTGTCCGGCTGCAGCTCGCCCAACGACAGCCTCCTCTCAGACAGCCCTCTCGGCACCGGACTAGCCCACGAGGTGAGACCTGCCGcgcccctccctcctccctgtgGGAATGCTGCTGAAGTGTTCCACCAGGCTGGTGTAGCTTTACCGACACCGATGTGGCACGTCGCCTTATACTATGGCAATAAAACTCAGATGGCGAAGTTTGATACACCTTCG CGGTCGCTGGCCCACTTCACCGTGCCGTGCTCCACTGGCCGGCCCACCATCAGCGCCGGGCTACCCAACCAGGGTGACGCGGAGCCGGGAAGCCACCAGAGGGTAGCCAGGGTCATGCCTCAGGTCTACCTTCCCATGGAGACCCGCAGCCCGGGGCACCAGCGCCTCCAGCCTCTGATCATTCTGGAACCGTCAGGGCTACTGCATACACAGCTGGTGTCCG TGCGAGGCCTGAGCCCAGGCCCCATCCAGTACCCCTCCTCTAGGCTGGAAGGGCTGGGCCCCCTGGGTCCCCACAGGCCTCTGGTTCGTGCCCGCTCCGAGCCGCCCCTGCCTTCTCAACACCACCAGCACCAACTGCTGCAGCAGTACCAAAACGCCCTGCTGCTGGAGAGACTCAAGCAGAACACACTCCTGGGCAAG CTCATGTCCAAGTCAGACGAGAAGCCGGTTCACACACAGACCTCGTCGGTGGACATGGCGTCAGTGGAGAGCGGGTTGGGGGAGGGAGACGGCTACTGCAGGAGAAAGCCGAGTGGGGTCAGCAGCGCTGAGTCCCTCTGGGAGACTGAGTCCACGTCCTCACCAGAAAGCCAAGCGGAACACGCCAGGAAATACACACCTCCCATGaatcag CCCCACTGTTGGGATAAACCCAGGCACATCCAGGTCCTCTCGGAGAGACGCAGACAGGCCCCCCACCTGGACTCCCTGGGCGTGCCCGTGGTCCTGTTTCCGGCCCACCGACCCCTTGGCCGCGCCCAGTCGTCCCCCGCCgccacctccctcccccctcaccCCCAACCCCCCGTGGACACCCCTGTGTCTCAGGCCGGCCCGGGGCTGGAGTCCCCCGCCAGGCTGCGCTTCACCACAG GCCTGGTGTATGACTCTCAGATGCTGAAACACCAGTGCACCTGTGGTGACAACAGTCGACACGCCGAGCATGCTGGGAGAATCCAAAGCATCTGGTCTAGACTGCAGGAGAGAGGCCTCCGGAATCAGTGTGAA TGTATCCGTAGCAGGAAGGCTTCTCTGGAGGAGCTTCAGTCGGTTCACTCTGAGAATCATGTCCTGCTCTACGGCACCAACCCATTGAACCGTTTCAAACTGGACCACCGTAAGCTGGCTG GAATCCTATCTCAAACGGTGTTTTTTAGGCTACCATGTGGTGGACTTGGG GTGGACGATGATACGGTCTGGAATGAGACACACACCTCTACAGCGTCTCGACTGGCAGCAGGAAGCGTGACAGAGCTGGCATTGAAGGTGGCACAGGGCGAGCTGAAG AATGGCTTTGCAGTGGTGAGGCCCCCTGGACACCATGCTGCACACAATAACCCCTC GGGTTTCTGTTTCTTCAACTCTGTTGCCATCGCAGCCAAGCAGCTCCAGCGCAAACTCTGCATCAGCAAGATCCTGATTGTGGACTGG GATGTTCACCATGGCGACGGTACCCAGTCTGTGTTCTACCACGACCCCAGCGTGCTGTACATCTCCCTGCATCGCTATGACAACGGCAACTTCTTCCCTGGTAGCGGAGACCCATCTGAG GTGGGAGAAGCGGCAGGAGAGGGCTTCAACGTAAACGTGGCATGGACCGGTGGCCTGGACCCCCCCATGGGCGACGTGGAATATCTGGCGGCATTCAG GACTGTGGTCATGCCGATTGCCCAAGAGTTCTCCCCTGACGTGGTTCTGGTCTCATCTGGTTTCGATGCCGTCGAGGGACATTCTGCGCCGCTGGGAGGCTACAAAGTGTCGGCCAAGT GTTTTGGCTTTCTGACACGCCAGCTGATGGGACTGGCAGGAGGGCGGGTAGTCATGGCGCTGGAGGGGGGTCATGACCTCACGGCCATCTGTGATGCCTCGGAGGCCTGTGTTAGTGCTCTGCTAGGCACTCAG GTGGAGCCCCTGTCACAGTCGGTCCTGGAGGGGAGACCCTGTCTCAATGCTGTCCTCTCCCTGAAGAAAGTCATCCAGGTCCAGG GTGAGTACTGGAGGTCCTTGAGAACGGTGGCCCACAGGGTGGACCAGTCTTACATGCAGGCCCAAGGACCCAGTCTGAGGAGAGACTCGGATGACCACCAGGACACTGTCTCTGCCCTGGCCTCCCTCTCCATGGTCAGCCTCACTACCAACAG GGCACACCCAGATGAACCTATGGAGGGGGACAGTGACTCCATGTAG
- the LOC105024778 gene encoding histone deacetylase 7 isoform X7: MHQQNTDGPVESGPEIETDGPEIHFSSVTVDVLPPGPTTSALRQEQPMDLRTQRLVRPGPDSALLPRNPLFLGAFSAQQCAPYSQQHLPADIQYQYDMERIRREKEQEKRQELQQLMHKDKSEQSAVASPLVKQKLRSQILKRKEQAALERSAPILPHDTPRGYRELVPDPDMGLKPHIVTSDLHCPPCEQEKDRSLRRTASEPILKVRNKLKKHLNCRQNPLQRKTSAPPTVKHRPPDTLDSSPSSSSTPVSGCSSPNDSLLSDSPLGTGLAHERSLAHFTVPCSTGRPTISAGLPNQGDAEPGSHQRVARVMPQVYLPMETRSPGHQRLQPLIILEPSGLLHTQLVSVRGLSPGPIQYPSSRLEGLGPLGPHRPLVRARSEPPLPSQHHQHQLLQQYQNALLLERLKQNTLLGKLMSKSDEKPVHTQTSSVDMASVESGLGEGDGYCRRKPSGVSSAESLWETESTSSPESQAEHARKYTPPMNQPHCWDKPRHIQVLSERRRQAPHLDSLGVPVVLFPAHRPLGRAQSSPAATSLPPHPQPPVDTPVSQAGPGLESPARLRFTTGLVYDSQMLKHQCTCGDNSRHAEHAGRIQSIWSRLQERGLRNQCECIRSRKASLEELQSVHSENHVLLYGTNPLNRFKLDHRKLAGILSQTVFFRLPCGGLGVDDDTVWNETHTSTASRLAAGSVTELALKVAQGELKNGFAVVRPPGHHAAHNNPSGFCFFNSVAIAAKQLQRKLCISKILIVDWDVHHGDGTQSVFYHDPSVLYISLHRYDNGNFFPGSGDPSEVGEAAGEGFNVNVAWTGGLDPPMGDVEYLAAFRTVVMPIAQEFSPDVVLVSSGFDAVEGHSAPLGGYKVSAKCFGFLTRQLMGLAGGRVVMALEGGHDLTAICDASEACVSALLGTQVEPLSQSVLEGRPCLNAVLSLKKVIQVQGEYWRSLRTVAHRVDQSYMQAQGPSLRRDSDDHQDTVSALASLSMVSLTTNRAHPDEPMEGDSDSM; encoded by the exons TGGATGTGCTACCTCCCGGCCCGACCACGTCAGCCCTCCGTCAGGAGCAGCCCATGGATCTGCGTACCCAGCGGCTGGTACGTCCCGGGCCAGATTCCGCGCTGCTGCCCCGCAACCCGCTCTTCCTGGGGGCCTTCTCGGCTCAGCAGTGCGCCCCGTACTCCCAGCAGCACCTGCCGGCCGACATCCAG TACCAGTATGACATGGAGCGGATTCGGCGGGAGAAAGAACAGGAGAAGAGGCAGGAGCTGCAGCAGCTGATGCACAAGGATAAGAGCGAGCAGA GTGCCGTGGCCAGTCCCCTGGTGAAACAGAAACTCAGGAGCCAAATCCTGAAAAGGAAGGAGCAAGCTGCCCTGGAGAGATCGGCGCCCATCCTCCCCCACGACACGCCCCGGGGTTACAG GGAACTGGTCCCAGATCCTGACATGGGCCTGAAGCCTCACATAGTGACCTCTGACCTACATTGTCCACCGTGTGAACAAGAAAAGGACCGTAGCCTCAGAAGAACAG CCTCTGAGCCAATTCTAAAGGTGAGGAATAAGCTGAAGAAGCACCTCAACTGCCGGCAGAACCCTCTCCAGCGCAAGACCAGCGCACCCCCCACCGTCAAGCACAGGCCGCCGGACACTTTGG ACTCCTCCCCCAGCAGCAGTAGCACCCCCGTGTCCGGCTGCAGCTCGCCCAACGACAGCCTCCTCTCAGACAGCCCTCTCGGCACCGGACTAGCCCACGAG CGGTCGCTGGCCCACTTCACCGTGCCGTGCTCCACTGGCCGGCCCACCATCAGCGCCGGGCTACCCAACCAGGGTGACGCGGAGCCGGGAAGCCACCAGAGGGTAGCCAGGGTCATGCCTCAGGTCTACCTTCCCATGGAGACCCGCAGCCCGGGGCACCAGCGCCTCCAGCCTCTGATCATTCTGGAACCGTCAGGGCTACTGCATACACAGCTGGTGTCCG TGCGAGGCCTGAGCCCAGGCCCCATCCAGTACCCCTCCTCTAGGCTGGAAGGGCTGGGCCCCCTGGGTCCCCACAGGCCTCTGGTTCGTGCCCGCTCCGAGCCGCCCCTGCCTTCTCAACACCACCAGCACCAACTGCTGCAGCAGTACCAAAACGCCCTGCTGCTGGAGAGACTCAAGCAGAACACACTCCTGGGCAAG CTCATGTCCAAGTCAGACGAGAAGCCGGTTCACACACAGACCTCGTCGGTGGACATGGCGTCAGTGGAGAGCGGGTTGGGGGAGGGAGACGGCTACTGCAGGAGAAAGCCGAGTGGGGTCAGCAGCGCTGAGTCCCTCTGGGAGACTGAGTCCACGTCCTCACCAGAAAGCCAAGCGGAACACGCCAGGAAATACACACCTCCCATGaatcag CCCCACTGTTGGGATAAACCCAGGCACATCCAGGTCCTCTCGGAGAGACGCAGACAGGCCCCCCACCTGGACTCCCTGGGCGTGCCCGTGGTCCTGTTTCCGGCCCACCGACCCCTTGGCCGCGCCCAGTCGTCCCCCGCCgccacctccctcccccctcaccCCCAACCCCCCGTGGACACCCCTGTGTCTCAGGCCGGCCCGGGGCTGGAGTCCCCCGCCAGGCTGCGCTTCACCACAG GCCTGGTGTATGACTCTCAGATGCTGAAACACCAGTGCACCTGTGGTGACAACAGTCGACACGCCGAGCATGCTGGGAGAATCCAAAGCATCTGGTCTAGACTGCAGGAGAGAGGCCTCCGGAATCAGTGTGAA TGTATCCGTAGCAGGAAGGCTTCTCTGGAGGAGCTTCAGTCGGTTCACTCTGAGAATCATGTCCTGCTCTACGGCACCAACCCATTGAACCGTTTCAAACTGGACCACCGTAAGCTGGCTG GAATCCTATCTCAAACGGTGTTTTTTAGGCTACCATGTGGTGGACTTGGG GTGGACGATGATACGGTCTGGAATGAGACACACACCTCTACAGCGTCTCGACTGGCAGCAGGAAGCGTGACAGAGCTGGCATTGAAGGTGGCACAGGGCGAGCTGAAG AATGGCTTTGCAGTGGTGAGGCCCCCTGGACACCATGCTGCACACAATAACCCCTC GGGTTTCTGTTTCTTCAACTCTGTTGCCATCGCAGCCAAGCAGCTCCAGCGCAAACTCTGCATCAGCAAGATCCTGATTGTGGACTGG GATGTTCACCATGGCGACGGTACCCAGTCTGTGTTCTACCACGACCCCAGCGTGCTGTACATCTCCCTGCATCGCTATGACAACGGCAACTTCTTCCCTGGTAGCGGAGACCCATCTGAG GTGGGAGAAGCGGCAGGAGAGGGCTTCAACGTAAACGTGGCATGGACCGGTGGCCTGGACCCCCCCATGGGCGACGTGGAATATCTGGCGGCATTCAG GACTGTGGTCATGCCGATTGCCCAAGAGTTCTCCCCTGACGTGGTTCTGGTCTCATCTGGTTTCGATGCCGTCGAGGGACATTCTGCGCCGCTGGGAGGCTACAAAGTGTCGGCCAAGT GTTTTGGCTTTCTGACACGCCAGCTGATGGGACTGGCAGGAGGGCGGGTAGTCATGGCGCTGGAGGGGGGTCATGACCTCACGGCCATCTGTGATGCCTCGGAGGCCTGTGTTAGTGCTCTGCTAGGCACTCAG GTGGAGCCCCTGTCACAGTCGGTCCTGGAGGGGAGACCCTGTCTCAATGCTGTCCTCTCCCTGAAGAAAGTCATCCAGGTCCAGG GTGAGTACTGGAGGTCCTTGAGAACGGTGGCCCACAGGGTGGACCAGTCTTACATGCAGGCCCAAGGACCCAGTCTGAGGAGAGACTCGGATGACCACCAGGACACTGTCTCTGCCCTGGCCTCCCTCTCCATGGTCAGCCTCACTACCAACAG GGCACACCCAGATGAACCTATGGAGGGGGACAGTGACTCCATGTAG